A window of the Brassica napus cultivar Da-Ae chromosome C5, Da-Ae, whole genome shotgun sequence genome harbors these coding sequences:
- the LOC106402252 gene encoding transcription factor bHLH128-like — protein sequence MYQSSSSTSSSSQRSSLPGGGGGGAGLIRYGSAPGSLLNSMVDEVIGGSNGRDFNFPPPDNFLGDFFAGADSSSLRSESMTCGVNSSDGQKHLGSSNNNNNNNNNNKDLLLDRSYGGFNEISQHKINNHVGGGGSSSGSYSLARQRSSPADFFSYLSGEKNNFSLNQPTSDYNQQGGSNAGRGPSRLKSQLSFTSHDPLSRISEVNETSVHDGSGHSFSAASFGAATDSWDDGSGSIGFTVTRPTKRPKDMNSGLFSQYSLPSDTSMNYMDNYMQLPEDSVPCKVRAKRGFATHPRSIAERERRTRISGRLKKLQDLVPNMDKQTSYSDMLDLAVQHIKGLQHQLQTLKKEQENCTCECSERPN from the exons ATGTACCAATCATCTTCCTCCACGTCATCATCGTCACAAAGATCATCGCTCCCCGGCGGTGGAGGCGGTGGCGCAGGACTGATCCGATACGGGTCAGCTCCTGGATCGCTTCTGAACTCTATGGTGGATGAAGTCATTGGAGGGTCAAACGGTCGAGACTTCAACTTTCCACCGCCGGATAACTTCCTCGGTGATTTCTTCGCCGGAGCTGATTCTTCCTCGCTGAGATCCGAGTCCATGACTTGCGGAGTCAACTCATCCGACGGCCAAAAACATCTTGGCAGCagcaacaataataataataataataataataataaagatttgctcCTGGACAGATCCTACGGTGGATTCAACGAGATCTCACAGCACAAGATCAACAACCacgttggaggaggaggaagtaGCTCTGGATCTTACTCTCTAGCTAGACAACGTAGCTCTCCTGCTGACTTCTTCAGCTACCTCTCCGGTGAAAAAAACA ACTTCTCGTTGAACCAACCAACCAGTGATTATAATCAGCAAGGAGGGTCTAATGCAGGACGTGGACCATCGAGACTCAAGTCTCAGCTAAGCTTCACTAGTCACGACCCACTGTCTCGTATCTCTGAGGTCAATGAGACATCTGTCCACGATGGTTCAGGCCATTCGTTTTCCGCGGCTAGCTTCGGTGCCGCCACTGATTCTTGGGATGACGGTTCCGGTTCAATAGGGTTTACTGTGACCCGACCCACTAAACGACCCAAGGACATGAACTCAGGTCTCTTTTCACag TATAGTCTTCCTTCAGACACTTCAATGAACTACATGGATAACTACATGCAGCTTCCCGAAGATTCTGTACCATGCAAAGTTCGGGCCAAACGTGGCTTCGCCACCCACCCGAGAAGCATCGCCGAGCGG GAGAGGAGAACGAGAATTAGTGGGAGACTAAAGAAGCTACAAGATCTTGTCCCCAACATGGATAAG CAAACAAGCTATTCTGACATGCTGGATTTAGCGGTACAACATATCAAAGGCCTTCAACACCAACTTCAG ACTTTGAAGAAAGAACAAGAGAATTGCACGTGCGAATGCAGTGAGAGACCAAACTAG